A region from the Pseudomonas sp. KU26590 genome encodes:
- a CDS encoding antitoxin VbhA family protein, whose product MTSENQEPTQHQGSTEILAGDGKTPEHQISEAEQNQRKKAVALADASIGLSGFKTSEGMKHLGQRYITGEIDLYEFVMLSQKMLPDTGDSQPSGTQ is encoded by the coding sequence ATGACCTCAGAAAACCAAGAGCCAACGCAGCATCAAGGAAGCACCGAAATCTTAGCCGGTGATGGGAAGACCCCGGAGCATCAGATTTCTGAGGCAGAGCAGAACCAGCGTAAGAAAGCTGTCGCCCTCGCCGATGCGTCCATTGGTCTTTCTGGATTCAAAACCTCAGAAGGAATGAAACACCTTGGTCAGCGCTACATCACCGGCGAAATTGACCTATACGAATTCGTGATGCTCTCGCAGAAGATGCTTCCTGACACGGGCGATTCTCAGCCATCAGGAACGCAGTGA
- the rpoD gene encoding RNA polymerase sigma factor RpoD — protein MSGKAQQQSRIKELITLGREQKYLTYAEVNDHLPEDISDPEQVEDIIRMINDMGIPVHESAPDADALMLADADTDEAAAEEAAAALAAVETDIGRTTDPVRMYMREMGTVELLTREGEIEIAKRIEEGIREVMGAIAHFPGTVEHILSEYTRVTTEGGRLSDVLSGYIDPDDGIAPPAEVPPPVDPKAEKVEGADEEEEDATDDEEDEVESGPDPVIAAQRFGAVADQMAIALKVLKKHGRGSKQANAELLALAELFMPIKLVPKQFEGLVERVRGALERLRAQERAIMQLCVRDARMPRADFLRQFPGNEVDQSWTDSLAKGKSKYAEAIGRLQADIQRCQQKLTALEEETGLTIAEIKDINRRMSIGEAKARRAKKEMVEANLRLVISIAKKYTNRGLQFLDLIQEGNIGLMKAVDKFEYRRGYKFSTYATWWIRQAITRSIADQARTIRIPVHMIETINKLNRISRQMLQEMGREPTPEELGERMEMPEDKIRKVLKIAKEPISMETPIGDDEDSHLGDFIEDSTMQSPIDVATVESLKEATREVLSGLTAREAKVLRMRFGIDMNTDHTLEEVGKQFDVTRERIRQIEAKALRKLRHPTRSEHLRSFLDE, from the coding sequence ATGTCCGGAAAAGCGCAACAGCAGTCTCGTATCAAAGAGTTGATCACCCTGGGTCGTGAGCAGAAGTATCTGACTTACGCAGAGGTCAACGACCACCTGCCTGAGGATATTTCAGATCCAGAGCAGGTGGAAGACATCATCCGCATGATCAACGACATGGGGATCCCCGTACACGAGAGTGCTCCGGATGCGGACGCCCTTATGTTGGCCGACGCCGATACCGACGAGGCAGCCGCTGAAGAAGCCGCTGCTGCGTTGGCCGCGGTTGAGACCGACATCGGTCGCACGACTGACCCTGTGCGCATGTATATGCGTGAAATGGGTACCGTCGAGCTTCTGACACGCGAAGGCGAAATTGAAATCGCCAAGCGTATCGAAGAAGGCATCCGTGAAGTGATGGGCGCCATCGCGCACTTCCCTGGCACGGTTGAGCACATTCTCTCCGAGTACACTCGCGTCACCACCGAAGGCGGTCGCCTGTCCGACGTCCTGAGCGGCTATATCGACCCGGACGACGGCATTGCGCCGCCAGCCGAAGTCCCGCCGCCCGTCGACCCTAAGGCCGAGAAGGTCGAAGGTGCAGATGAGGAAGAGGAAGACGCCACCGACGATGAAGAGGACGAGGTCGAAAGTGGCCCGGACCCAGTCATCGCCGCGCAGCGATTCGGTGCGGTCGCAGACCAGATGGCTATTGCCCTCAAGGTTCTGAAAAAACACGGTCGTGGCAGCAAGCAGGCCAATGCAGAACTGCTGGCTCTGGCAGAGCTGTTCATGCCGATCAAGCTGGTTCCCAAGCAGTTTGAAGGTCTGGTTGAGCGTGTTCGCGGTGCCCTTGAGCGTCTGCGTGCACAAGAGCGCGCCATCATGCAGCTATGTGTTCGTGATGCACGCATGCCGCGCGCCGACTTCCTGCGCCAGTTCCCGGGCAACGAAGTTGACCAGAGCTGGACCGATAGCCTGGCAAAAGGCAAAAGCAAATACGCTGAAGCCATTGGTCGTCTTCAAGCCGACATTCAGCGTTGCCAGCAGAAGCTGACCGCGCTGGAAGAAGAAACCGGCCTGACCATCGCGGAAATCAAGGACATCAACCGTCGGATGTCGATCGGTGAGGCCAAGGCCCGCCGCGCGAAGAAAGAAATGGTTGAAGCCAACCTGCGTCTGGTGATCTCGATCGCCAAGAAGTACACCAACCGTGGCCTGCAATTCCTCGATCTGATCCAGGAAGGCAACATCGGTCTGATGAAGGCGGTGGACAAGTTCGAATACCGTCGTGGTTACAAGTTCTCGACGTACGCCACCTGGTGGATTCGTCAGGCGATCACTCGCTCGATCGCTGACCAGGCACGCACCATCCGTATTCCGGTGCACATGATCGAGACGATCAACAAGCTCAACCGCATTTCCCGTCAGATGTTGCAGGAAATGGGTCGCGAACCGACGCCGGAAGAGCTGGGCGAACGCATGGAAATGCCTGAGGATAAAATCCGCAAGGTATTGAAGATCGCTAAAGAGCCGATCTCCATGGAAACCCCGATCGGCGATGACGAAGACTCGCACCTGGGTGACTTCATCGAAGACTCGACCATGCAGTCGCCAATCGATGTCGCCACGGTAGAGAGCTTGAAAGAAGCGACGCGTGAAGTGCTGTCGGGCCTCACCGCCCGTGAAGCCAAGGTCCTGCGTATGCGTTTCGGTATCGACATGAACACCGACCACACCCTCGAGGAAGTCGGTAAGCAGTTCGATGTTACCCGTGAACGTATCCGTCAGATCGAAGCCAAGGCGCTGCGCAAGCTGCGTCACCCGACGCGAAGCGAGCACCTGCGCTCGTTCCTCGACGAGTAA
- the dnaG gene encoding DNA primase encodes MAGLIPQGFIDDLLNRTDIVDVVSSRVQLKKTGKNFSACCPFHKEKTPSFSVSPDKQFYYCFGCGAGGNALGFIMDHDNLDFPQAVEDLAKAAGMEVPREQGVKGQKPRQPTDSPLYPLLTAAADFYRAALKSHPTRKSAVEYLKGRGLSGEIARDFGLGFAPPGWDNLYKHLSSDTLQQKAMIDAGLLIENAETGKRYDRFRDRVMFPIRDSRGRVIAFGGRVLGDDKPKYLNSPETPVFHKGQELYGLFEARKFNRNLDEIIVVEGYMDVIALAQQGLRNAVATLGTATSEEHLKRLFRVVPNVLFCFDGDQAGRNAAWRALEATIPGLQDGRRARFLFLPEGEDPDTLVRAEGTDAFKARINQHAQPLADYFFEQLTKEADPRSLEGKAHMVTLAAPLIEKVPGANLRELMRRRLKEITGLDTAAVNQLMQSAPAEAQPNYDPGFDYEAVPDYGDYQQHDYQAQPEWTPNAPGGQQKKWDKKPWDKGKKWDKNGKRPDFEPRGPRTPATVEPPALTALRTLLHHPELSAQVANASTFADEENVYSQLLVALIDATQKNPKLRTMQLIARWHGTDQGRLLRQLAEKEWLISADNLEQQFFDTITSLSARQRERHLEQLIRKERQSGLSAEEKVQLLNLLNRKVPAQTPTSTGA; translated from the coding sequence ATGGCCGGACTGATTCCCCAAGGTTTTATTGACGACCTCCTGAACCGCACCGACATCGTCGATGTTGTCAGCTCACGCGTTCAATTAAAAAAGACCGGCAAGAACTTCAGCGCCTGTTGTCCTTTCCATAAAGAGAAGACACCGTCGTTCAGCGTCAGCCCGGACAAACAGTTCTATTACTGCTTCGGCTGTGGCGCGGGTGGCAATGCCCTCGGCTTCATCATGGACCACGACAACCTGGATTTCCCCCAGGCCGTCGAAGACTTGGCCAAAGCCGCCGGGATGGAAGTCCCACGCGAACAAGGCGTCAAAGGGCAAAAGCCCCGGCAGCCTACCGATTCGCCGCTCTACCCTCTATTAACAGCCGCTGCCGATTTTTACCGGGCCGCGCTGAAAAGCCATCCAACGCGAAAATCCGCGGTGGAGTACCTGAAAGGCCGCGGTCTGTCAGGCGAGATTGCCCGCGACTTCGGGCTGGGCTTCGCCCCTCCTGGCTGGGACAACCTCTACAAGCACTTAAGCAGCGACACCCTTCAACAGAAGGCGATGATCGATGCTGGCCTGCTGATCGAAAACGCCGAAACCGGCAAACGCTACGACCGCTTTCGCGACAGGGTGATGTTCCCCATTCGCGACAGTCGCGGCCGTGTGATCGCATTTGGCGGGCGCGTGCTGGGTGACGACAAACCCAAATACCTGAACTCTCCTGAAACCCCGGTGTTTCATAAGGGTCAGGAGTTGTACGGTTTATTCGAAGCTCGCAAATTTAACCGTAACCTGGACGAGATTATCGTCGTCGAAGGCTACATGGACGTCATTGCACTGGCCCAACAAGGCTTGCGCAATGCCGTCGCGACGCTGGGTACGGCGACCAGTGAAGAGCATTTGAAGCGGCTGTTTCGTGTGGTACCGAACGTGCTGTTCTGCTTCGACGGTGACCAGGCTGGCCGAAACGCCGCCTGGCGTGCACTGGAAGCGACGATTCCTGGCTTGCAGGACGGCCGGCGCGCGAGGTTTCTGTTTCTGCCCGAAGGGGAAGATCCCGACACCCTGGTGCGCGCAGAAGGCACCGACGCGTTCAAGGCGAGAATCAACCAGCACGCACAACCGCTGGCTGACTATTTCTTCGAGCAGCTGACCAAGGAGGCCGACCCGCGCTCCCTGGAAGGCAAGGCGCACATGGTGACACTGGCCGCGCCGCTGATCGAAAAAGTGCCGGGCGCCAATTTGCGCGAGCTGATGCGTCGACGCCTGAAAGAGATCACCGGGCTGGACACCGCTGCAGTCAATCAGTTGATGCAGTCCGCTCCGGCGGAAGCTCAGCCCAATTACGATCCGGGGTTCGATTACGAGGCCGTGCCGGATTACGGCGATTACCAGCAGCACGATTACCAGGCGCAGCCGGAATGGACACCGAACGCCCCGGGCGGTCAGCAGAAGAAATGGGACAAGAAGCCGTGGGACAAGGGTAAGAAATGGGACAAGAACGGTAAGCGTCCTGATTTCGAACCTCGTGGCCCACGCACACCGGCGACGGTCGAACCACCGGCACTGACAGCACTCAGAACGTTGCTGCATCACCCTGAGCTGTCAGCGCAGGTCGCCAACGCCAGTACGTTTGCCGATGAAGAGAATGTGTATTCGCAGCTTCTGGTGGCACTGATTGACGCTACACAGAAAAACCCGAAGCTGCGCACGATGCAGTTGATTGCCCGCTGGCATGGCACCGATCAAGGACGATTGTTGCGTCAACTGGCGGAAAAGGAATGGCTGATATCGGCCGATAACCTTGAACAACAGTTTTTCGACACTATAACTAGCTTGTCTGCCCGCCAACGCGAGCGACATCTGGAGCAACTGATCAGGAAGGAACGGCAGTCAGGCCTGAGCGCAGAAGAAAAAGTTCAGCTGCTCAACCTGTTAAATCGCAAAGTTCCTGCACAAACCCCGACCTCAACTGGCGCGTGA
- the rpsU gene encoding 30S ribosomal protein S21 — protein sequence MPAVKVKENEPFDVALRRFKRSCEKAGVLAEVRSREFYEKPTSERKRKAAAAVKRHAKKVQREQRRAVRLY from the coding sequence ATGCCAGCCGTCAAAGTTAAAGAGAACGAACCCTTCGACGTAGCTCTGCGTCGTTTCAAGCGCTCCTGCGAAAAAGCCGGTGTTCTGGCTGAAGTTCGTAGCCGCGAATTTTACGAGAAGCCGACTTCTGAGCGTAAGCGTAAAGCAGCAGCTGCTGTTAAGCGTCACGCCAAGAAAGTACAGCGCGAACAGCGCCGCGCCGTTCGTCTGTATTAA
- the tsaD gene encoding tRNA (adenosine(37)-N6)-threonylcarbamoyltransferase complex transferase subunit TsaD: protein MLVLGMETSCDETGVALYDSERGLLADALFSQIDLHQVYGGVVPELASRDHVKRMLPLIRQVLAEADCAVTEIDAIAYTAGPGLVGALLVGASCAQALAFAWDIPALGVHHMEGHLLAPMLEENPPEFPFVALLVSGGHTQLVRVDGIGLYELLGETLDDAAGEAFDKTAKMMGLNYPGGPEISRLAQSGVAGRFVFPRPMTDRPGLDFSFSGLKTFSLNTWQQCQSAGDDSEQTRCDISLAFQQAVVDTLTIKCKRALKQTGLKRLVIAGGVSANKALRLSLEQMLSGLGGNVYYARPEFCTDNGAMIAFAGCQRLQAGQRESLSITVQARWPMEQLPGL, encoded by the coding sequence ATGCTAGTACTGGGAATGGAAACTTCCTGCGATGAGACCGGCGTAGCGCTGTACGACAGCGAACGCGGGTTGCTTGCCGATGCATTATTCAGCCAGATCGACCTGCACCAGGTCTATGGCGGCGTGGTGCCGGAGCTTGCGTCGCGTGACCACGTAAAACGCATGCTGCCCTTGATTCGTCAGGTGTTGGCCGAGGCCGACTGCGCCGTGACCGAGATCGATGCCATCGCTTATACCGCGGGCCCTGGATTGGTCGGAGCGCTGCTGGTCGGGGCTTCGTGCGCGCAGGCGCTGGCCTTCGCGTGGGACATCCCGGCACTGGGTGTTCACCACATGGAAGGGCATTTGCTGGCACCGATGCTGGAGGAAAATCCCCCTGAGTTTCCGTTCGTCGCTTTGTTGGTTTCCGGCGGCCACACGCAGCTGGTTCGTGTCGACGGCATTGGTCTTTACGAGTTGCTTGGCGAGACCCTGGACGACGCTGCCGGCGAAGCATTCGACAAAACCGCGAAAATGATGGGCCTGAATTACCCCGGCGGCCCTGAAATTTCCCGGCTGGCGCAATCCGGTGTAGCCGGGCGTTTCGTCTTTCCGCGTCCTATGACGGACCGACCGGGCCTTGATTTCAGCTTCAGCGGCTTGAAGACCTTCTCTTTGAACACCTGGCAGCAGTGCCAGAGCGCTGGAGACGACAGCGAGCAAACCCGTTGCGACATCTCGCTGGCCTTCCAGCAGGCGGTGGTGGACACTTTGACCATCAAATGTAAGCGCGCGCTGAAGCAGACCGGGCTCAAGCGTCTGGTCATCGCCGGCGGCGTGAGTGCGAACAAGGCGTTGCGCCTGTCGCTGGAACAGATGCTCAGTGGCCTGGGCGGGAATGTGTACTACGCGCGGCCTGAGTTCTGCACCGACAACGGCGCGATGATCGCCTTTGCCGGCTGCCAGCGTTTGCAGGCAGGGCAGAGGGAAAGCCTGAGCATCACCGTGCAGGCGCGCTGGCCGATGGAGCAATTGCCCGGTCTTTGA
- the plsY gene encoding glycerol-3-phosphate 1-O-acyltransferase PlsY, with amino-acid sequence MFWLLAVLAYLLGSLSFAILISRITGRPDPRASGSGNAGATNMLRLAGKKLAVLTLMGDVCKGMIPVLIARGLDLDPRLQAWIGLCAVLGHLFPLYFRFRGGKGVATAAGMLLALYPPAALLAISAWLLTFYLTRTSSLASLIATPLTLPLLAWQEPHALLPMSVLTLLIVWRHRGNLRDLFAGRERHF; translated from the coding sequence ATGTTTTGGTTACTGGCGGTCCTCGCCTACCTGCTCGGCTCACTGTCCTTCGCCATCCTGATCAGCCGTATAACCGGCCGCCCGGACCCGCGCGCCAGTGGCTCAGGCAACGCCGGCGCGACTAACATGCTGCGCCTGGCCGGCAAGAAACTCGCTGTGCTGACCCTGATGGGCGACGTCTGCAAAGGCATGATCCCGGTGCTGATCGCCCGAGGTCTGGACCTCGACCCACGCCTGCAAGCCTGGATCGGACTGTGCGCCGTGTTGGGGCATCTGTTCCCGCTGTACTTCCGCTTCCGCGGCGGCAAAGGCGTGGCCACTGCTGCCGGCATGTTGCTGGCCTTGTATCCGCCCGCCGCCCTGCTCGCTATCAGCGCCTGGCTGCTGACGTTCTACCTGACCCGCACCAGCTCACTGGCCTCGTTGATCGCCACGCCGCTGACGCTGCCGCTGCTCGCATGGCAGGAACCCCACGCGTTACTGCCGATGAGCGTGTTAACGCTGCTCATCGTCTGGCGCCATCGGGGCAATCTACGCGACCTGTTTGCCGGGCGCGAACGGCATTTCTGA
- the folB gene encoding dihydroneopterin aldolase yields MDRVFIEGLEVDTVIGAYDWERGIRQCLRLDLSFAWDNRPAAAGDDLSKALDYASVSARIQAFAEASQFQLVETFAERLAEVLMSEFNIPWLHLKLTKPGAVPAAKGVGVEIERGCR; encoded by the coding sequence TTGGACAGAGTTTTCATTGAAGGTCTGGAGGTCGATACCGTCATCGGCGCCTACGACTGGGAGCGTGGCATTCGCCAGTGCCTGCGTCTGGACCTGAGTTTTGCCTGGGACAATCGGCCTGCAGCCGCAGGCGATGATCTGAGCAAAGCGCTCGATTACGCCAGTGTGTCCGCGCGGATTCAGGCGTTCGCCGAAGCGTCTCAATTCCAGCTGGTCGAAACCTTCGCCGAGCGCCTGGCCGAAGTGCTGATGAGCGAGTTCAATATTCCCTGGCTGCACCTCAAATTGACCAAGCCGGGAGCCGTGCCAGCGGCGAAGGGCGTTGGGGTGGAGATCGAGCGCGGATGTCGCTGA
- the folK gene encoding 2-amino-4-hydroxy-6-hydroxymethyldihydropteridine diphosphokinase, translated as MSLTRIFLGLGSNIERERHLCAGLDALAGFLIDMTCSPVFESHPVGIKSGPFFNLVVSALTDLPLTELDRRLKFIEADNGRYAPDRKGLPLDIDVLLYDEQVGNFDGLILPRAEILKNAFVLWPLSLIAPQRMHPEAGVPFARLWAEANIDQKLWPVAFEWRSEPLTPATLLAAV; from the coding sequence ATGTCGCTGACACGGATTTTTCTGGGGCTGGGCAGCAATATCGAGCGGGAGCGCCATCTGTGCGCCGGCCTCGACGCCCTTGCCGGCTTTCTCATCGACATGACCTGCTCGCCGGTGTTCGAAAGTCATCCGGTGGGGATCAAGAGCGGGCCGTTTTTCAATCTGGTGGTTTCCGCGCTGACCGACCTTCCGCTGACCGAACTGGACCGTCGCCTCAAATTCATTGAAGCCGATAACGGACGTTATGCCCCCGATCGCAAGGGTCTGCCGCTGGACATTGATGTCCTGCTGTATGACGAGCAGGTCGGCAACTTCGACGGCCTGATTCTGCCCCGCGCCGAAATCCTCAAAAACGCGTTCGTGCTGTGGCCGTTGTCGCTGATCGCGCCGCAGCGCATGCACCCTGAAGCCGGCGTGCCGTTTGCCCGGCTGTGGGCTGAAGCGAACATCGATCAGAAACTCTGGCCGGTTGCATTCGAATGGCGCAGCGAGCCACTCACCCCGGCCACCCTGCTGGCTGCGGTGTAA
- a CDS encoding multifunctional CCA addition/repair protein encodes MQIYKVGGAVRDRLLGKPVTDIDWVVVGASTEEMLVKGYRPVGTDFPVFLHPLTGEEYALARTERKTGKGYGGFVFHAHPDVTLEQDLIRRDLTINAIAEDKNGNLTDPYQGQQDLKDRILRHVSPAFAEDPLRLLRVARFAARYAPDGFTIAPQTLELMRQLSGSGELEALTPERSWKEIFRALMEKEPQVFIDVLRECGALKVLMPEVDALFGVPQPEAHHPEIDTGLHVLSVLHQAAVHRQPLSVRWACLLHDLGKGLTPQEEWPRHIAHEHKGLKAIKAVNQRFKVPRDCQELALLVGEYHTHGHRALELKPSTLLDLLQSFDVYRRPQRFEDFIAACEMDARGRKGLEERTYPQAEYLRGAAEAARQVAVKPLLEKGFQGPQLGEALKRERLDTLKVYKASYQL; translated from the coding sequence ATGCAGATTTATAAAGTTGGCGGCGCGGTACGCGATCGCCTGCTTGGCAAACCGGTCACTGACATCGACTGGGTAGTAGTGGGTGCGTCGACCGAGGAAATGCTGGTCAAAGGCTACCGGCCAGTGGGAACGGACTTTCCCGTCTTCTTGCACCCGCTGACCGGTGAGGAATACGCGCTGGCCCGTACCGAACGCAAGACCGGCAAAGGCTATGGCGGCTTTGTTTTTCACGCCCATCCGGACGTCACCCTGGAGCAGGACCTGATCCGCCGCGACCTGACCATCAATGCAATTGCCGAAGACAAGAACGGCAACCTGACTGATCCCTATCAGGGCCAACAAGACCTAAAAGACCGGATTTTACGTCACGTTTCCCCCGCGTTCGCCGAAGATCCATTACGCCTCCTGCGCGTGGCCCGCTTCGCCGCGCGCTATGCCCCCGATGGCTTTACCATCGCCCCGCAGACCCTCGAACTCATGCGTCAGCTGAGCGGCTCGGGTGAGCTGGAAGCGCTGACACCGGAACGCAGCTGGAAGGAAATTTTCCGCGCTCTGATGGAAAAAGAACCCCAGGTGTTCATCGACGTCCTGCGTGAATGCGGCGCACTGAAAGTGCTGATGCCAGAAGTCGACGCGCTGTTTGGCGTGCCTCAGCCGGAAGCGCATCACCCTGAAATTGATACCGGTTTGCACGTCCTCAGCGTGTTGCATCAGGCTGCCGTGCACCGTCAGCCGCTAAGCGTGCGTTGGGCGTGCTTGCTGCACGACTTGGGCAAGGGACTCACCCCGCAAGAGGAGTGGCCGCGTCATATCGCCCACGAACACAAAGGTCTCAAAGCGATCAAGGCGGTGAACCAGCGTTTCAAGGTGCCAAGGGATTGTCAGGAACTGGCGCTGCTGGTGGGCGAATATCACACCCATGGCCATCGCGCGCTGGAATTGAAGCCGTCGACACTGCTGGATTTGCTGCAGAGCTTTGACGTGTATCGCCGACCGCAGCGTTTCGAGGACTTCATCGCCGCCTGCGAAATGGACGCCAGAGGCCGCAAGGGGCTCGAGGAGCGCACGTATCCGCAAGCCGAATATCTGCGCGGCGCTGCCGAAGCGGCGCGGCAAGTGGCGGTAAAGCCGCTGCTGGAGAAGGGTTTTCAGGGCCCGCAATTAGGCGAAGCGCTCAAGCGAGAGCGGCTGGATACGCTGAAGGTGTACAAAGCGTCGTATCAGCTCTAA
- a CDS encoding SpoVR family protein: MTAREQKRQPLSTGSEWTFELIQAYDREISRIAERYALDTYPNQIEVITAEQMMDAYASVGMPLGYHHWSYGKHFLSTEKSYSRGQMGLAYEIVINSDPCIAYLMEENTICMQALVVAHACYGHNSFFKGNYLFRTWTDASSIIDYLVFAKQYIMQCEERHGIDAVEDLLDSCHALMNYGVDRYKRPYPISAEEERRRMKDREEHLQKQINDLWRTIPKSASKNDKEDFSRFPAEPQENILYFIEKHAPLLEPWQREVVRIVRKIAQYFYPQRQTQVMNEGWATFWHYTLMNDLYDEGLVTDGFMLEFLTSHTSVVYQPGFDSPYYSGINPYTLGFAMYQDIRRMCEHPTEEDHHWFPDLAGTDWLTAVKFAMSSFKDESFILQYLSPKVIRDLKLFSILDDDQKDDLLVPAIHDETGYKVIRETLAAQYNLGNREPNVQIYSIDRRGDRSLTLRHQQHDRKPLGDSTDEVLKHLHRLWGFDIHLETLQGDQVMKVHHVPPRSEHADSEYPRLDLAVVHL, from the coding sequence ATGACCGCTAGAGAGCAGAAGCGCCAACCCCTCTCCACGGGTTCAGAGTGGACGTTCGAGCTGATCCAGGCCTACGACCGGGAAATCAGCCGCATTGCCGAACGTTATGCGCTGGACACTTACCCCAACCAGATTGAGGTGATCACTGCCGAGCAGATGATGGACGCCTATGCGTCCGTCGGCATGCCGCTGGGTTATCACCATTGGTCCTACGGCAAGCACTTCCTCAGTACGGAGAAATCCTACTCGCGCGGGCAGATGGGTCTGGCCTACGAGATCGTCATCAACTCAGACCCGTGCATCGCCTATCTGATGGAAGAGAACACCATCTGCATGCAGGCGCTGGTTGTGGCCCATGCCTGCTACGGCCACAACAGCTTTTTCAAAGGTAACTACCTGTTCCGCACCTGGACCGACGCCAGTTCGATCATCGATTACCTAGTCTTCGCCAAGCAGTACATCATGCAGTGCGAAGAGCGCCACGGGATCGACGCGGTTGAGGACCTGCTCGACTCATGCCACGCGCTGATGAACTACGGCGTCGATCGCTACAAGCGGCCCTACCCGATCTCGGCGGAGGAAGAACGCCGCCGCATGAAGGACCGGGAGGAGCACCTGCAGAAGCAGATCAACGACCTGTGGCGCACGATCCCGAAAAGTGCGAGCAAAAACGACAAAGAGGATTTCTCGCGCTTTCCCGCCGAGCCTCAGGAAAACATCCTCTACTTCATCGAAAAACACGCCCCACTGCTGGAGCCCTGGCAGCGTGAGGTGGTGCGCATCGTCCGCAAGATCGCCCAGTACTTTTACCCGCAGCGTCAGACCCAGGTCATGAACGAGGGCTGGGCAACGTTCTGGCATTACACGCTGATGAATGATCTGTATGACGAGGGGCTGGTGACCGATGGCTTCATGCTGGAATTCCTGACCTCCCACACCAGTGTTGTCTACCAGCCGGGCTTCGACAGCCCTTACTACAGCGGTATCAACCCCTACACGCTGGGGTTTGCGATGTATCAGGACATCCGGCGGATGTGCGAGCACCCCACCGAAGAAGACCATCACTGGTTTCCTGATCTGGCCGGCACCGACTGGCTGACGGCGGTCAAGTTTGCGATGAGCAGCTTCAAGGACGAGAGCTTCATCCTGCAGTACCTGTCGCCCAAGGTGATCCGTGACCTGAAGCTGTTCAGCATCCTCGACGATGATCAGAAGGACGATCTCCTGGTGCCCGCCATCCACGATGAAACCGGCTACAAGGTGATTCGTGAAACCCTCGCCGCGCAGTACAACCTCGGCAACCGTGAACCCAACGTGCAGATCTACAGCATTGACCGTCGCGGCGACCGCTCCCTGACCCTGCGCCATCAACAGCACGACCGCAAACCCCTCGGCGACTCTACGGACGAAGTGCTGAAACACCTGCATCGACTGTGGGGTTTTGATATCCATCTGGAAACGCTCCAGGGCGACCAGGTGATGAAAGTCCACCATGTTCCGCCGAGAAGCGAACACGCTGACAGTGAATATCCCCGGCTGGACCTGGCGGTCGTCCACTTATAA